Proteins encoded together in one Flavobacteriales bacterium window:
- a CDS encoding ComF family protein → MGPQATTGIGQWLLDAAELFLPRRCSACDRPLMTHEKAVCLPCVLDLPRTGMHLQADNRVERLFHGKVVVEAAAALLQFNRRGRTQRMLHRLKYQGDRAVGLELGRWMAEALRASPRFATVDHVLAVPLHPHRLRERGYNQSQVLVDGFQELWPLRTPDQGLMRVVRTSTQTRKGRWERWTNVKEAFELGETRSLAGAHVLMVDDVITTGATLEGCIRALLRVPDLRVSVCTAATA, encoded by the coding sequence ATGGGCCCACAAGCGACGACGGGGATCGGACAGTGGCTGCTCGACGCTGCGGAGCTCTTCCTTCCCCGCCGCTGCAGCGCCTGCGACCGCCCGTTGATGACGCATGAAAAGGCCGTATGCCTTCCCTGCGTGCTGGACCTGCCGCGCACCGGCATGCACCTGCAGGCGGACAATCGTGTGGAACGGCTGTTCCACGGCAAGGTGGTGGTGGAGGCCGCCGCGGCCCTGCTGCAGTTCAATCGTCGCGGCCGCACCCAGCGCATGCTGCACCGCTTGAAGTACCAGGGCGACAGGGCCGTGGGGCTGGAACTGGGCCGGTGGATGGCCGAAGCCCTGCGCGCCAGCCCCCGCTTCGCCACGGTGGACCACGTGCTGGCCGTGCCGCTGCACCCCCACCGGCTCCGCGAGCGCGGCTATAACCAGAGCCAGGTGCTCGTGGACGGCTTCCAAGAGCTGTGGCCCCTGCGCACGCCGGACCAGGGACTGATGCGCGTGGTGCGTACGAGCACCCAGACGCGCAAAGGCCGCTGGGAGCGCTGGACCAACGTGAAGGAGGCCTTTGAGCTGGGTGAAACGCGTTCGCTGGCCGGTGCCCATGTGCTGATGGTGGACGATGTGATCACCACCGGCGCCACCCTCGAGGGCTGCATCCGCGCCCTGTTGCGGGTGCCCGACCTGCGGGTGAGCGTGTGCACGGCGGCGACGGCGTAA